A region from the Mycobacterium heidelbergense genome encodes:
- a CDS encoding TetR/AcrR family transcriptional regulator, which produces MDAALKLIADHGVGGTSLQMIADAIGVTKAAVYHQFKTKEQIVIALTERELGGLEEALEAAEAEDHPPRARELLLDRVIDLAVERRGAASTLQFDPVIVRLLAEHQPFQRFIERLYRVLVGDAGDDSRVLAAIMSGAIAVGVMHPVVAGIDDETLRCQLRRITRRLVDAAEANDGSAGSRKAKRRLTMAGD; this is translated from the coding sequence ATGGATGCGGCCCTGAAACTGATCGCCGACCACGGCGTCGGCGGGACCTCCTTGCAGATGATCGCCGACGCGATCGGGGTCACCAAGGCGGCGGTCTACCACCAGTTCAAAACCAAAGAGCAGATCGTCATCGCGCTCACCGAACGCGAACTCGGCGGGTTGGAGGAGGCGTTGGAAGCCGCCGAAGCCGAGGATCACCCGCCGCGGGCGCGCGAGTTGCTGCTGGACCGGGTCATCGATCTGGCCGTCGAACGCCGCGGGGCCGCCAGCACCCTGCAGTTCGATCCGGTCATCGTCCGCTTGCTGGCCGAGCACCAACCGTTCCAGCGGTTCATCGAGCGTCTCTACCGAGTGCTCGTTGGTGACGCCGGCGACGACAGCAGGGTTTTGGCGGCGATCATGTCGGGTGCCATCGCGGTCGGGGTAATGCATCCCGTGGTGGCCGGCATCGACGACGAGACGCTGCGTTGCCAGCTGCGGCGCATCACCCGCCGACTCGTCGACGCGGCCGAAGCCAATGACGGCTCCGCCGGCTCACGCAAAGCCAAGCGGCGGCTCACCATGGCCGGAGATTAA
- a CDS encoding cytochrome c oxidase subunit 3 family protein — MTDLAGADVARDANKHARFVPGQPDMWAFVLFETLVFTAYFGFYLFYRTQSPELFLRSQAQLDLRIGVFNTLVLLLSSWSVARCVQASRAGAYRPALKDAFLTAFFGLVFLGSKVFEWARQIRMGNGLTGNDFFTYYFFLTGIHFVHLLIGFVVLGVAVYQLWSPAGRSQELVETCATYWHTVDFLWVLIFALLYVVR; from the coding sequence ATGACCGACCTCGCCGGAGCCGACGTGGCACGAGACGCGAACAAGCACGCCAGGTTCGTGCCGGGCCAGCCGGACATGTGGGCCTTCGTGTTGTTCGAAACGCTGGTTTTCACGGCGTATTTCGGCTTCTACCTGTTCTACCGAACCCAAAGCCCCGAACTCTTCCTGCGCTCCCAGGCGCAGCTCGACCTGCGCATCGGGGTCTTCAATACCCTTGTGCTGCTCCTGAGTTCCTGGTCGGTGGCTCGATGCGTGCAGGCGTCGCGCGCCGGTGCCTACCGTCCGGCGCTGAAGGACGCCTTCCTCACCGCCTTCTTCGGTCTGGTGTTCCTCGGTTCCAAGGTGTTCGAGTGGGCGCGGCAGATCCGCATGGGCAACGGCCTTACCGGCAACGACTTCTTCACCTACTACTTCTTTCTCACCGGGATCCACTTCGTGCACCTGCTGATCGGCTTCGTCGTCCTCGGCGTTGCGGTGTACCAACTTTGGAGTCCAGCGGGGCGATCCCAGGAGCTGGTCGAAACGTGCGCCACCTACTGGCACACCGTCGACTTCCTCTGGGTGCTCATCTTCGCGCTGCTGTACGTGGTGAGGTGA
- a CDS encoding cytochrome C oxidase subunit IV family protein yields MGFNKRLLVVWVVLASLTLAYLWIDHSAEDRAGALSPSAVVTSSVIVIALIKVRIIFREFMEVRQAPALLCRLTDAWVILIGASLLGTYFIGTQIR; encoded by the coding sequence ATCGGATTCAACAAAAGGCTGCTGGTCGTGTGGGTCGTGCTGGCGTCATTGACGCTGGCCTACCTCTGGATAGATCACTCCGCCGAAGATCGGGCCGGCGCGCTCAGCCCCAGCGCGGTGGTCACGTCGAGCGTGATCGTGATCGCGCTCATCAAGGTGCGCATCATCTTTCGGGAGTTCATGGAAGTCAGGCAGGCCCCCGCGTTGCTGTGCCGGCTGACCGACGCCTGGGTCATCCTCATCGGCGCGAGCCTGCTCGGCACCTACTTCATCGGAACGCAGATCCGATAG